A part of Hippopotamus amphibius kiboko isolate mHipAmp2 chromosome 16, mHipAmp2.hap2, whole genome shotgun sequence genomic DNA contains:
- the CIC gene encoding protein capicua homolog isoform X4 — MKPMKKACAGLPGSGGGGRSPPATRAKALRRRGAGEGDKPEEEDDEAQQQQPGPEEAEEGEEEEAEQGPGAEGLPPELHPDDPAPGPAEEPKVEGEAGRWEPSLSRKTATFKSRAPKKKYVEEHGAGSGGSGVAGAPEERARTPEEAGALGGPPRPPTSTRSSSTDTASEHSADLEDEPAEACGLGPWPPGSTSGGYDLRQLRSQRVLARRGDGLFLPAVVRQVRRSQDLGVQFPGDRALTFYEGAPGGGVDVVLDATPPPGALVVGTAVCTCVEPGVAAYREGVVVEVATKPAAYKVRFSPGPSSQLGPAATLPQPPQPAHRDPEEAVWVARSSLRLLRPPWEPEALLRKPPAGPEEEQVEPGASLPHCPAALDPKQPEDAEVSKISFGGTLGACEEGEEKHPPALGTPALLPLPPPQLLSPPPKSPAFAGPGRPGEQPSPCQEGSQGGSRSSSVASLEKGAAPAARARTPLTAAQQKYKKGDVVCTPNGIRKKFNGKQWRRLCSRDGCMKESQRRGYCSRHLSMRTKEMEGLADSGPGGAGRPAGVAAREGSTEFDWGDETSRDSEASSVAARGDSRPRLVAPADLSRFEFDECEAAVMLVSLGSSRSGTPSFSPVSTQSPFSPAPSPSPSPLFGFRPANFSPINASPVIQRTAVRSRHLSASTPKAGVLTPPDLGPHPPPPAPRERHSSGILPTFQTNLTFTVPISPGRRKTELLPHPGALGAPGAAGGGTAPDFPKSDSLDSGVDSVSHTPTPSTPAGFRAVSPAVPFSRSRQPSPLLLLPPPAGLTSDPGPSVRRVPAVQRDSPVIVRNPDVPLPSKFPGEVGTGSEARAGGPGRGCRETPVPPGVASGKPGLPPPLPAPVPITVPPAAPTAVAQPMPTFGLASSPFQPVAFHPSPAALLPVLVPSSYTSHPAPKKEVIMGRPGTVWTNVEPRSVAVFPWHSLVPFLAPSQPDPSVQPSEAQQPASHQVASSQSKEPAESAAVAHEQPPGGTGNADPGRPPGATCPESPGPGPPHTLGVVEPGKGPPPSTEEEAPGPPGEPRLDSETESDHDDAFLSIMSPEIQLPLPPGKRRTQSLSALPKERDSSSEKDGRSPNKREKDHIRRPMNAFMIFSKRHRALVHQRHPNQDNRTVSKILGEWWYALGPKEKQKYHDLAFQVKEAHFKAHPDWKWCNKDRKKSSSEAKPASLGLAGGHKEPRERSMSETGTAAAPGVSSELLSVTAQTLLSSDTKAPGSGSCGAERLHTVGGPGSARPRAFSHSGVHSLDGGEVDSQALQELTQMVSGPASYSGPKPSTQYGTPGPFAAPGEGGTLAASGRPPLLPPRASRAQRAASEDMTSDEERMVICEEEGDDDVIADDGFSTTDIDLKCKERVTDSESGDSSGEDPEGSKGFGRKVFSPVIRSSFTHCRPSLDPEPPGPPDPPAGFGKGYGPTPSSSSSSPASSSASAATSFPLGSGTFKAQESGQGSTTGPLRPPPPGTGGPATPSKATRFLPTDPATFRRKRPESVGGLEPPGPSVIAAPPSGGGSVLQTLVSPSNKEEREGSGARVPSAPAPSLAYGAPAAPLSRPAATMVTSVVRPVSSTPVPIASKPFPTSGRAEASPSDTACVRTEAVTGSRAPGGSPLGVSLVYSDKKSGAATSAAPHLVAGPLLGTVGKAPATVTNLLVGTPGYGPPAPPAVQFIAQGGPGSGAAAGSGAGAGSGPNGPMPLGILQPGPLGKAGGITQVQYILPTLPQQLQVAPAPAPAPGTKAAAPGGPAPTTSIRFTLPPGTSTNGKVLAATAPTPGIPILQSVPSAPPPKAQSVSPVQAPPPGGSAQLLPGKVLVPLATPSMSVRGGGAGQPLPLVSPPFSVPVQNGAQPPSKVIQLTPVPVSAPSGLVPPPSPAPLPGPTSQPQKVLLPSSTRITYVQSAGGHALPLGTSPASSQPGTVTSYGPTSSVALGFTSLGPSGPAFVQPLLSGQAPLLAPGQVGVSPVPSPQLPPTCAAPTGPVITAFYPGSPVPTSSAPLAQPSQAPPGLVYTVATSATQPAATILPKGPPAPATATPAPTSPFPSATAGSMTYSLVAPKAQRPTPKAPQKVKAAIASIPVGSFEASAPGRPGPAPRQPLEPGPAREPPASESELEGRPTTPAPLLPPETWAPPARSSPPPPPPAEERTSAKGPETMASKFPSSSSDWRVPGMGLESRGEPPTPPSPAPAPAPAPGSGGGGSEGSSGRAAGDTPERKEAASAGKKVKVRPPPLKKTFDSVDNRVLSEVDFEERFAELPEFRPEEVLPSPTLQSLATSPRAILGSYRKKRKNSTDLDSAPEDPTSPKRKMRRRSSCSSEPNTPKSAKCEGDIFTFDRTGAEAEDVLGELEYEKVPYSSLRRTLDQRRALVMQLFQDHGFFPSAQATAAFQARYADIFPSKVCLQLKIREVRQKIMQAATPTEQPPGAEAPLPGPPPTGTAAAPVPTPSPAGGPDPTSPGSDSGTAPAAPPLPPPPEPGPGQPGWEGPPQPSPPPSGPSTAATGR, encoded by the exons ATGAAACCAATGAAGAAGGCGTGTGCCGGCCTCCCAGGTTCTGGCGGCGGTGGTAGGTCCCCACCAGCCACCAGGGCCAAGGCCCTGAGGCGgcgaggggctggggagggggacaaGCCAGAGGAGGAAGACGATGAggcgcagcagcagcagccgggGCCAGAAGAGGCtgaggagggtgaggaggaggaggctgagcaGGGCCCTGGGGCTGAAGGGCTGCCCCCAGAGCTGCACCCCGACGACCCGGCCCCAGGCCCAGCCGAGGAACCCAAAGTGGAGGGGGAGGCAGGCCGCTGGGAGCCCTCCCTCAGCCGAAAGACGGCCACGTTCAAGTCACGAGCGCCCAAGAAGAAGTATGTGGAGGAGCATGGGGCTGGCAGTGGCGGCAGTGGGGTGGCTGGTGCCCCTGAAGAGCGGGCACGGACCCCCGAGGAGGCGGGAGCCCTGGGGGGGCCTCCACGGCCACCCACCTCCACCCGCTCCTCCTCCACCGACACAGCCAGCGAGCACTCAGCCGACCTGGAAGATGAGCCAGCCGAAGCTTGTGGTTTAGGCCCCTGGCCCCCTGGCAGCACCAGTGGTGGCTATGACTTGCGGCAGCTGCGGTCCCAGCGAGTGCTGGCTCGGCGTGGGGACGGGCTCTTCCTGCCGGCTGTGGTGCGCCAGGTGCGCCGAAGCCAGGACCTGGGTGTGCAGTTCCCTGGGGACCGGGCCCTGACTTTCTACGAAGGGGCACCTGGTGGTGGCGTGGATGTGGTTTTGGATGCCACACCACCGCCAGGCGCGCTGGTGGTGGGCACAGCGGTCTGTACCTGTGTAGAGCCCGGTGTGGCCGCCTACCGTGAGGGTGTGGTGGTAGAGGTGGCCACCAAGCCAGCTGCCTACAAGGTCCGCTTCAGTCCAGGCCCAAGCTCCCAGCTGGGCCCAGCAGCCACCCTACCGCAGCCACCGCAGCCAGCACACCGAGACCCCGAGGAGGCGGTGTGGGTGGCCCGCTCCAGCCTGCGCCTGCTGCGGCCCCCCTGGGAGCCCGAAGCCCTGCTGAGGAAGCCCCCAGCGGGCCCTGAGGAGGAGCAGGTCGAGCCgggggcctcccttccccactgcccTGCTGCCCTGGACCCCAAGCAGCCTGAGGATGCTGAGGTCTCCAAGATCAGCTTTGGTGGCACCCTGGGGGCTTGTGAGGAGGGCGAGGAGAAGCACCCGCCAGCCCTGGGCACCCCGGCCCTGCTCCCACTGCCCCCGCCCCAGCTCCTGTCACCGCCACCCAAGTCCCCAGCCTTCGCAGGCCCAGGCCGCCCTGGCGAGCAGCCCTCACCCTGCCAGGAGGGGAGCCAGGGTGGCAGCCGGAGCAGCAGCGTGGCCTCTCTGGAGAAGGGGGCTGCGCCAGCTGCCCGGGCCCGCACGCCGCTGACAGCAGCCCAGCAGAAATACAAGAAGGGCGACGTGGTGTGCACACCCAATGGAATTCGAAAGAAATTCAACGGCAAGCAGTGGCGACGGCTGTGCTCGAGAGATGGCTGCATGAAGGAGTCGCAGCGGCGGGGCTACTGCTCCCGCCACCTGTCCATGCGAACCAAGGAGATGGAGGGCCTGGCGGACAGTGGCCCAGGTGGGGCTGGGCGGCCGGCTGGCGTGGCGGCCCGTGAGGGCAGCACCGAGTTCGACTGGGGTGATGAGACGTCTCGGGACAGTGAGGCCAGCAGCGTGGCAGCCCGCGGAGACTCACGTCCACGCCTAGTGGCCCCTGCTGACCTGTCACGCTTTGAGTTCGATGAGTGTGAAGCAGCTGTGATGCTGGTGTCACTGGGCAGCTCTCGCTCCGGCACACCCTCCTTCTCCCCCGTCTCTACGCAGTCACCTTTCTCACCAGCCCcgtcaccctcaccctcaccgcTCTTCGGCTTCCGCCCTGCCAACTTCAGCCCCATCAATGCCTCGCCGGTCATCCAACGCACTGCCGTTCGCAGTCGCCACCTGAGTGCCAGCACCCCTAAGGCAGGCGTGCTGACACCACCCGACCTGGGCCCCCACCCACCGCCACCTGCCCCCCGAGAGCGCCATTCCTCTGGCATCCTACCCACCTTCCAGACCAACCTGACCTTTACTGTGCCCATCAGCCCTGGGCGACGGAAGACAGAGCTGCTGCCGCACCCAGGGGCATTGGGGGCCCCTGGTGCAGCAGGGGGAGGAACCGCCCCAGACTTCCCCAAGAGCGACAGCTTAGACTCTGGTGTGGATTCAGTGTCCCACACACCTACACCCTCCACGCCGGCTGGCTTCCGTGCTGTGTCGCCCGCCGTGCCCTTCTCCCGCTCCCGCCAGCCCTCGCCGTTGCTGCTGTTGCCCCCACCTGCCGGCCTGACCTCGGATCCTGGGCCCTCCGTGCGCAGGGTGCCCGCTGTGCAGCGGGACTCACCCGTCATTGTCCGCAACCCCGACGTGCCGCTGCCCTCCAAATTCCCTGGGGAGGTGGGCACTGGCAGTGAGGCACGGGCCGGGGGACCTGGGCGGGGCTGCCGAGAGACCCCAGTGCCCCCCGGGGTGGCCAGTGGGAAGCCTggcctgcccccacctctgccggcCCCTGTGCCCATCACTGTGCCTCCAGCCGCGCCGACTGCTGTGGCCCAGCCGATGCCCACCTTTGGCCTGGCTTCCTCGCCCTTCCAGCCAGTGGCCTTCCACCCCTCACCCGCTGCCCTGTTGCCCGTCCTGGTGCCCAGCAGCTACACCAGCCATCCTGCCCCCAAAAAAGAAGTCATCATGGGCCGGCCTGGGACAG TGTGGACGAACGTGGAACCTCGCTCTGTGGCCGTGTTCCCCTGGCACTCCTTAGTCCCCTTCCTGGCGCCCAGCCAGCCTGACCCCTCTGTGCAGCCAAGTGAGGCCCAACAACCTGCCAGCCACCAAGTGGCCTCCAGCCAGAGTaaag AACCTGCTGAGTCGGCAGCTGTTGCTCACGAGCAGCCACCAGGCGGGACAGGGAATGCTGACCCTGGGCGGCCCCCTGGAGCCACATGCCCTGAGAGCCCAGGGCCCGGACCCCCCCACACTTTGGGGGTGGTGGAACCTGGAAAGGGCCCCCCTCCCAGCACGGAGGAGGAGGCCCCTGGTCCTCCAGGAGAGCCCCGGCTGGACAGTGAGACAGAGAGTGACCACGACGATGC CTTCCTCTCCATCATGTCTCCTGAGATCCAGTTGCCCCTGCCGCCCGGGAAACGCCGGACCCAGTCCCTCAGTGCCCTGCCAAAGGAACGAGACTCATCTTCAGAGAAGGATGGACGCAGCCCCAACAAG AGAGAGAAGGACCATATCCGGCGGCCCATGAATGCCTTCATGATCTTTAGCAAGCGGCACCGGGCCCTGGTCCACCAGCGTCACCCCAACCAGGACAACCGGACCGTCAGTAAGATCCTGGGCGAGTGGTGGTATGCCCTGGGGCCCAAGGAGAAGCAGAAGTACCACGACCTGGCTTTCCAG GTGAAAGAGGCCCACTTTAAGGCCCACCCAGACTGGAAGTGGTGCAACAAGGACCGGAAGAAGTCCAGCTCAGAGGCCAAGCCTGCAAGCCTGGGGCTGGCAGGAGGGCACAAGGAGCCGAGGGAGCGGAGCATGTCGGAGACAGGCACCGCCGCTGCCCCCGGAG TGTCCTCGGAGCTCCTGTCTGTCACAGCCCAGACGCTCTTGAGCTCAGACACCAAGGCTCCGGGGAGTGGCTCCTGTGGGGCTGAACGTCTGCACACAGTCGGCGGACCTGGCTCGGCCCGGCCCCGAGCCTTCTCCCACAGCGGGGTCCACAGCCTGGATGGCGGGGAAGTAGACAGCCAGGCACTTCAGGAACTGACTCAG ATGGTGTCTGGCCCTGCATCCTATTCTGGCCCCAAACCTTCCACCCAGTATGGGACCCCAGGCCCCTTTGCAGCCCCCGGTGAGGGAGGCACTCTGGCGGCCAGTGGGCGGCCCCCACTGCTGCCCCCCCGGGCCTCCCGTGCCCAGCGTGCAGCCAGCGAGGACATGACCAGTGATGAGGAACGCATGGTCATCTGTGAGGAGGAAGGGGATGATGATGTCATTG CTGACGATGGCTTCAGCACCACTGACATTGACCTCAAGTGCAAGGAGCGGGTGACCGACAGTGAGAGTGGAGACAGCTCTGGGGAGGACCCAGAGGGCAGCAAG GGTTTTGGCCGGAAGGTGTTCTCACCTGTGATCCGTTCCTCCTTTACTCACTGCCGACCATCGCTAGACCCTgagcccccagggcccccagaTCCACCTGCAGGCTTTGGCAAAGGCTACGGGcccaccccatcctcctcctcctcctcgcctgCCTCCTCCTCAGCCTCCGCAGCCACCTCCTTCCCACTGGGCTCAGGGACCTTCAAGGCCCAGGAGTCAGGTCAGGGCAGCACAACAGGCCCCCTACGGCCCCCACCCCCTGGAACTGGGGGCCCAGCAACACCTTCTAAGGCCACCCGGTTTCTCCCCACGGATCCTGCCACCTTCCGGCGCAAGAGACCTGAAAGCGTGGGGGGCCTGGAGCCACCAGGCCCCTCAGTCATTGCGGCACCTCCCAGCGGGGGAGGAAGTGTCCTGCAGACACTGGTCTCGCCCTCAAACAAAGAGGAACGGGAGGGCAGCGGCGCTCGCGTGCCCTCGGCCCCAGCCCCATCGCTGGCCTATGGGGCCCCAGCAGCCCCCCTGTCCCGCCCGGCCGCCACCATGGTCACCAGTGTGGTGCGGCCTGTCAGCAGCACTCCTGTGCCCATCGCCTCTAAGCCTTTTCCCACTTCTGGCCGGGCAGAAGCGTCTCCAAGTGACACAGCTTGTGTCAGGACTGAGGCAGTCACTGGGTCCCGGGCACCTGGGGGCTCCCCGCTGGGTGTCAGCTTAGTGTATTCGGACAAGAAGTCGGGAGCAGCCACGTCAGCAGCCCCGCATCTGGTGGCTGGGCCCCTGCTAGGCACTGTGGGGAAGGCGCCTGCCACCGTCACCAACCTGCTGGTGGGCACCCCAGGCTATGGGCCCCCAGCACCCCCTGCTGTCCAGTTCATTGCTCAGGGGGGCCCTGGCAGTGGGGCGGCTGCGGGCTCAGGAGCAGGTGCTGGGAGTGGCCCAAATGGGCCAATGCCCCTGGGCATCCTGCAGCCCGGTCCCCTGGGCAAGGCTGGGGGAATCACCCAGGTGCAGTACATTCTGCCCACGCTGCCCCAGCAACTTCAAGTGGCGCCTGCCCCAGCACCAGCCCCTGGGACCAAGGCAGCGGCTCCTGGCGGCCCTGCACCCACCACCAGCATCCGCTTCACCCTCCCGCCCGGCACCTCCACCAACGGCAAAGTCCTGGCTGCCACCGCACCCACTCCTGGCATCCCCATCCTGCAGTCCGTAccctccgccccaccccccaaag CCCAGTCAGTTTCTCCTGTGCAGGCCCCACCCCCGGGTGGCTCAGCCCAGCTGCTACCTGGGAAGGTACTGGTGCCCTTGGCCACCCCTAGCATGTCCGTGCGGGGAGGAGGGGCCGGCCAGCCACTGCCCCTGGTGAGCCCACCCTTCTCAGTACCTGTGCAGAACGGTGCTCAGCCACCCAGCAAG GTCATCCAGCTGACGCCGGTGCCTGTGAGTGCGCCCAGCGGCCTGGTGCCGCCCCCGAGCCCGGCCCCGCTCCCCGGCCCCACCTCACAGCCTCAGAAGGTCCTGCTGCCCTCCTCCACCAG GATCACCTACGTGCAGTCAGCGGGAGGACATGCGCTGCCCCTGGGCACCAGTCCTGCGTCCAGTCAGCCTGGGACAGTGACGTCGTATGGACCCACGAGCTCAGTAGCCCTAGGCTTCACCTCGCTGGGGCCCAGCGGCCCCGCCTTTGTGCAGCCCCTGCTTTCAG GCCAAGCCCCACTGCTGGCTCCTGGCCAGGTGGGCGTGTCGCCCGTGCCCAGTccccagctgcctcccacctgTGCAGCCCCCACTGGTCCTGTCATCACAGCGTTTTACCCTGGGAGCCCTGTACCCACTTCCTCAGCACCCCTGGCCCAGCCATCCCAGgctcccccaggcctggtctaCACTGTGGCCACCAGCGCCACCCAACCTGCTGCCACCATCCTGCCCAAGGGCCCACCGGCCCCTGCTACGGCCACCCCAGCCCCTACCAGCCCTTTCCCTAGTGCCACAG CAGGCTCCATGACTTACAGTTTAGTGGCCCCCAAGGCCCAGCGGCCCACACCCAAGGCCCCCCAGAAAGTGAAGGCGGCCATCGCCAGCATTCCCGTGGGCTCCTTTGAGGCAAGTGCCCCTGGGCGGCCAGGCCCTGCACCCCGGCAGCCGTTGGAGCCTGGCCCGGCCCGTGAGCCCCCTGCATCTGAGTCAGAGCTTGAGGGGCGGCCGACGACACCAGCCCCTCTGTTGCCCCCGGAGACTTGGGCTCCCCCGGCCCGGAGCAgtcccccgccgcccccgcctgCTGAGGAGCGGACCAGTGCCAAGGGCCCTGAGACCATG GCCAGCAAATTCCCCAGCTCATCTTCAGACTGGCGCGTCCCCGGGATGGGCCTGGAAAGCCGAGGGgagcctcccacccctcccagcccagccccggctccagccccagcccctggcagcggcggcggcggcagtgaGGGCAGCAGTGGGAGGGCAGCCGGGGACACCCCTGAGCGCAAGGAGGCGGCTAGTGCCGGCAAGAAGGTGAAGGTGCGGCCCCCGCCCCTGAAGAAGACCTTTGACTCTGTGGACAA CAGGGTCCTGTCGGAGGTGGACTTCGAAGAGCGCTTTGCTGAGCTGCCTGAGTTTCGGCCTGAGGAGGTGTTGCCCTCGCCTACCCTGCAGTCTCTGGCCACCTCACCCCGGGCCATCCTGGGCTCCTACCGCAAGAAGAGGAAGAACTCCACTG ACCTGGACTCAGCCCCCGAGGACCCCACCTCGCCCAAGCGCAAGATGAGGAGACGCTCCAGTTGCAGCTCGGAGCCCAACACCCCCAAGAGTGCCAAGTGCGAGGGCGACATCTTCACCTTTGACCGTACAG GTGCAGAAGCGGAGGACGTGCTTGGGGAGCTGGAGTACGAGAAGGTGCCGTACTCGTCGCTGCGGCGCACCCTGGACCAGCGCCGGGCCCTGGTCATGCAGCTCTTCCAGGACCATGGCTTCTTCCCATCAG CCCAGGCCACGGCAGCCTTCCAGGCCCGCTACGCAGACATCTTCCCCTCTAAGGTCTGTCTGCAGCTGAAGATCCGTGAGGTGCGCCAGAAGATCATGCAGGCGGCCACTCCCACAGAGCAGCCCCCGGGAGCTGAGGCCCCACTCCCTGGACCGCCCCCCACTGGCACTGCTGCTGCCCCtgtccccactcccagccctgctGGGGGCCCTGATCCCACCTCACCTGGCTCGGACTCTGGCACGGCTCCGGCTGCCCCGCCGCTGCCTCCGCCCCCAGAGCCGGGGCCCGGACAGCCTGGCTGGGAGGGGCCCCCCCAGCCCTCACCGCCTCCCTCAGGTCCCTCCACAGCTGCCACAGGCAGGTGA